Below is a genomic region from Candidatus Krumholzibacteriota bacterium.
CTCTGCGTGGCGAAATGCGTCTGCCCGGAAGGCTCCGAGAGCGAGGAGTGCGATCGGATCGACCGGTGCGCGGCGCAGCCACTGCTTCGCAAGCTCGGCGACGACATCACCGGTGTCCTCGGATCCTACACGCTCGCCGATGTCGCCTGCGACATGAATGATCCCGGCGCGGGGCCGGAGCGCGGAAAGGCGGGGCGATGACGATCAGGCCGGCCGGGCGCGTCTATTTCGATCACAATGCCACGACCGCCGCGCGGCCGGAGGTCGTCGAGGCGATGATCCCCTGGTTCACCGACAGGCCGGGGAATCCGCACAGCATCCATCACTTCGGAAGCGAGGCGCACGAGGCGGTCGAAGGGGCGCGGGCGAGCCTCGCCGCGCTCATAGGCTGCGCGCCCGACGAGATCATCTTCACCTCGGGGGGCACCGAGTCCGATAACCTCGCCGTCCGCGGATCGGTCCGCGGCAAGGCGCGGCCGCACGTGGTGACGAGCATGATCGAGCATCCGGCCGTTTATGCGACCTGCCGCGATCTCGAGCGCGGCGGCGTCGAGGTGGATTACGCGCCGGTCGACGAGGACGGCGTCGTCAGTCTCGACGCGTTCGGGGACGCGCTCCGCCCCGACACCGCGCTCGCGAGCGTCATGCTCGCCAACAACGAGACGGGAGTCGTCCAGCCGATCGCCGACATCGCCCGGCTCTGCCGCGCCCGCGGCGTCCCGCTGCACGTCGACGGCGTCCAGGGCGTCGGCAAGATCCCCGTCGACGTGGAGGCTCTCGGGATCGACATGCTCTCCGTCTCGGCGCACAAGTTCTACGGGCCGAAGGGTATCGGCGCCCTCTACGTGCGCCGCGGGATCGAGCTCGAACGGTTCATGACCGGGGGCGCCCAGGAACGCGGACTCCGGCCGGGCACGATGAACGTTCCGGCGATCGTCGGGTTCGGCGAGGCGTGCCGTATCGCGCGGGAGGCCATTCCGGGGGAGGCGATGCGGATCGGCCGGCTCCGCGACCGGCTCCAGGCGGGGTTGCTCGAGAGAACCGGGGGGATCATCGTGAACGGCGGCGGCGTCCGGCGGATACCCAACACGATCA
It encodes:
- a CDS encoding cysteine desulfurase, which gives rise to MTIRPAGRVYFDHNATTAARPEVVEAMIPWFTDRPGNPHSIHHFGSEAHEAVEGARASLAALIGCAPDEIIFTSGGTESDNLAVRGSVRGKARPHVVTSMIEHPAVYATCRDLERGGVEVDYAPVDEDGVVSLDAFGDALRPDTALASVMLANNETGVVQPIADIARLCRARGVPLHVDGVQGVGKIPVDVEALGIDMLSVSAHKFYGPKGIGALYVRRGIELERFMTGGAQERGLRPGTMNVPAIVGFGEACRIAREAIPGEAMRIGRLRDRLQAGLLERTGGIIVNGGGVRRIPNTISLAVPRIEGEAITLNLAVLGFAVSSVSACASGSEETSHVLLAMGLEPDVAQGAVRISLGAQNTDDEVDAFLEAFPAVVSRLRELSPL